In Elaeis guineensis isolate ETL-2024a chromosome 1, EG11, whole genome shotgun sequence, a genomic segment contains:
- the LOC140856366 gene encoding uncharacterized protein — MRQSRIEVEVFTELMGPERYDRVRGYGVGVTPTQLSEVSRYTQHAAADAQDSRVRRLEAEIQEIRQSRAAEMEEMRQSRAEMQAMRGQIDRLTSLLEMYGSSQAPGTSGTRRDSGTSRGDNDDHPPAD, encoded by the exons atgcggcagagccgtatcgaggtcgaggtgttcacagagttgatgggaccagagcgctacgaccgagtgaggggttatggagtaggagtcacccccactcagttatctgaggttagtagatatacgcagcatgctgcagcagatgctcaggattcacgcgttcgcagactcgaggcggagatacaggagattagacagagtcgtgccgctgagatggaggagatgcgacagagccgtgccgagatgcaggccatgaggggacagattgatcgccttacatctttattagagatgtatggttcatctcag gctcctggcacatcaggcacccgtcgagatagcggcacgtcacgtggagacaacgacgaccacccacctgcagattga